The Jiangella sp. DSM 45060 genome contains the following window.
GCAGCCGGCCGGCGCGGTCGAGCACGGCGAACTCCTCGGCGATGTGCCGCTCCTGGCCGTGCTCGTCCAGCTCGGTGCGCCGCAGGATCTCCGTGGCCGTGCGGCCGTCGCGGATCTGCACCGTCCGCCCGACGTGCCCGGCGACGGCCTGGTCGTGCGTCACCACCAGGACCGTCACGCCGAACTCGGTGTTCGCGTGCCGGATCGCCTCGAACACGTCGGCCGACGTGGCCTCGTCCAGCTCGCCGGTGGGCTCGTCGGCCAGCAGCACGCGCGGCTCGTTGACCAGCGCGACGGCGATGGCGACACGCTGCTGCTCGCCGCCGGACAGCTCGGCGGGACGGCGGTCGCGGCAGTGCGCGACGCCCATGGCCTCGAGCAGCAGCTCGACCCGGGCCGAGCGGGACCGGCGCCCGGCGATGGCGGCCGGGACGGCGACGTTCTCGGCCGCGGTGAGGTACGGCAGCAGGTTGCGCGACGTCTGCTGCCACACGAACCCGACGGTGTGCCGCTGGTAGCGGACCCGCTCGCGGCCCTTCATCGTCAGCATGTCCAGCCCGGCGACCTTGGCCACGCCCGCCGTGGGCGTGTCGAGCCCGGACAGGATGTTCAGCAGCGTCGACTTGCCCGAGCCGGAGGCGCCGACGACGGCGACCACCTCGCCCGCGTCGACGCGCAGGTTGAGCCCCTGCAGGGCCTGCACCTCGACGCCCTCGGCGGTGTAGATGCGCACGAGGTCCTCGCACACGATGTCGCGGCGCTCGGCCGCCAGCAGCTCCGTCACGTCTCGTCACCTATCCGTAGGATCCCCGCCGGCGTCAGCCGCCGTCCCGTCAGCACCGACACCACCACCGCCACGCCGACCACCAGCACGAAGCCCAGGGTCACGACACCGAGCAGGCCGAGCGGCAGGTGCACCGCCGGTTGCTCGCCGCCGCCGGTCAGCGACCGCAGGTCGACACCGGAGAGCACCGCCCACGGCAGCGCCACGCCCAGCACCAGCCCGGTCACTAACGAAACCGCCGCCACCGGCGCGGCCTCCCAGACGACCAGGCCCTCGCCCTGCCGGCTGGACAGCCCGAGCGTGCGCAGCTGTGACAGCAACCGCCCACGCGACGGCGCGCCCACCACCATGGTGAGCACGACGGCGGCCGCGCACAACAGCCCGGTGAGCGCGATGGCCCCGACGATGGCCCGCGCGGTGCCGTCGGTCACCGGGCCGCGCAGGTCCGCGACCGCCGACGCCGGTGTGATCACCGCCCGGTCCCCCACCTCGGCGGCGACGGCGGACGCGGACCCGCCGGAGCCGAGGTCGACCAGCGTGACCCGCGGCGGGATGATCGGCACGCCGGCGTCCTCGAGCACACCGCGATCGGCCAGCATCCACTGGCTGCCGGTCGTCAGCCCGGGGATCGAGTCGGCGGTCCCGGCGACGACGGCGTCCAGCCGCTCGCTCAGCGACAGCTGTCCGGTGGCGCCCTCGTCGACGACGCCGCCGGCGACCAGCAGCGGGATCGCGCCGTCCGGCCCTGGCTCGGTCAGCCCGGCCGGCAGCGGGTCCAGCGCGGTCCCGGCGGCGCGCAGCGCGTTGAGGGCGGCGACGTCGACGACGTAGAGCGGGACGCGGTTGTCGATGGCACCGACCTTGAACAGCGTCGGCCCGGTGGTCACGACGGGGACGACGGCGTCGACGCCGGGCACGTCCGCGACGGCGGCCAGCTCGTCCTCGGTGAGCGGCGTGCCGGTCACCCGGGCGTCCGCGCCGACCTCCTGCCACGCGGTCTGCTCGATGCCCCGCTCGGTGGTGGACCAGACGACGATCGAGAACGCGGCGATCGACATGCCGACGACCAGCGCGAGCATCGGGACGAACCCGGCGACCGGGTCGCGGACGGCCCGCGCGGCGCCGAGATAGGCGACGGTGCCGCGGCGGCCGCCGAGCAGCCGGCCCAGCGTCGCCATCGGCCGCGGGTACAGCCGCATGACGAGCACGCTGACGGCCAGCGCGAGCAGCAGCGGCGTGGCGGCCGTCAGCGGGTCGACACCCCCGCCGCCGGCGTCCAGGCCGCGGGCGTTGAGCGCGAGGGCGGCCGCCGCGGCCGCGCCGACGGCCAGCCCCTCGACCAGCTTGCGGGCCCGCGACGGCCGGGTCAGCCCGAGATCGCGGCGGACGGCGCGCAGCCCCTTCGGGCGCGCCGCCAGCGGCAGCAGCACGGCCGGCGCCAGGCCCACGACCAGCGGCAACGCCAGTCCGGCAGACCCGCCGACGCCGTCGACGAAGACGCCGGCGAGCGCGGTGGCCAACGCGGCGGCGGGCAGCCCCAGCAGCAGCCCTTCGGTGACCATCAGCAGCCGCAACTGCAGCGGCGACGCGCCGCGCGCGCCGATCAGCGCGAGCGCGGACCGGCGCCGCTCCACCATCAGGCGGGCGGCCAGCGCCAGCACCGCCAGCGCGACGCCGAGCGGCCCGGCCGCGACGATCGCCACCACCGCCTGGGAGCTGTCGTGCCGCTCGGCCACCCGGTCCAGGACGTCGACCGAGCCGGTGGTGAGGATCGGCGAGAACGGCAGACCGTAGATGTTCGTCCCGGCATCGACAGGCGGTGCCGCGGCGATGAACCGGCTCAACGCGTCGCGCAGCGGCACGGTGAAGTCCGCCCGCGCGGACGAGACGTCCACCGGGTACCAGAGCCGCGTCTCCATCGGGGACCCGAGCACGGGCGCGAGCGCCGCCCACGACTGCGGGTCGACATACGCGGCGACGGTCACCGCCCGGCCGCGGTCCCAGTCGTCGTAGACCTCCGGCGTCTGCGCGGCGCGGTGGTGCGCCCACGCCGGCGCGCCGGCGTCCAGCGGCTCGTACACACCGGACAGCCGATACGTCATCTCCAGCATGCTGACCGGCTGGAACGCCTGCGTGACGCTGCCGACCGTCCAGCCGATCTCCTCGGCCGACGCCCGTGACAGCATGACGTCGACGACCAGCGACTCACCCGGCGTGACCGGTCCGGTGACCGGCGCCGGCGCCTCGCCCTCGACCACGCGGACGGTCTCGGCCCAGTACGGGTCGGCGGTCGGCAGCAGGTTGGTGACGCTGTCGGACGCGCGCACCTCGGCCCGCCAGGTCGGCGCGGTCACGACGAAGCGGCCGGGTCCGGTCGCCGTACGAACCGCCTCAGGGGCGCCGTCGCGGACCGCGGCGATCGATTGGTCGAGCGGCGCCCAGAGGTCACCGTCCTCGCCCATGGGCGGCGGCGCGGCGACCACCGACGTCACATCGCGCAGCGCCGGCCGGGTGCCCGCCATCTCCGAGCGAAGATCGTCGGTGAACACCTGCTCGGCCAGCCGCGGCAGCGCCGCCGCGACCAGCGCCAGCACGAACACCACCCCGACGACGACCAGCGCCGCCGCGCGGTCGGCGAGGAACTGCCGGCGGAACAGCCGCCCGGTCCCCAGACCCCGGCTCATCGCCGCGCCACCTCCCCGGCCGCTCCCGGTGATGCGTATCGGTGCTCGTTGCAAAGCGAGCCGACCGGCCACCCCGCGCCACGAGGCTCGTTCATCGCCGCTCCTCCCCTGGAACGGCCGCGGCCGCGTCTCGTCCGGCCCGCGACGCCTGCAGCAGCGCCACCGCGGCGACCACTCCGGCCAGCGCGACCCCGAACACGGCCAGCGCGCCCAGGTTGGCGCCGCCGACCGGGTCCAGCGCCTGCGGCACCCCGGACGTCGCGGCGCGGGCCAGCACCGTCACCGTCAGCGCGGCGACCACCACCCCGCCCAGCGCGCCCGCCACCATCGCCAGCAGCCCCATGCCGGCCTGCTCGATCCGCCGTGACCGCGCCTGCTCCGACGGCGCCACGCCGACGACGCGCAGCACGGCCAGCTCGCCGCGCCGCTGCCGCCGCAACGTCGCCGCCGACGCGACCGCGCCGATCGCCGTCAGCACCACCGCCGCCGCGGCCACCGACCAGAACGCCGGCACGACGTGCCGGGCCAGGCCGTGGTCGAGCAGCCCGGAGCGGACGGTCTCGCGGTCGGTCACGTCCGCCGCGCTCGCCAGACCGGCGTCCTCGACCGCCGCGGCCAGCGCCGCGGTGTCGCCGCCGCCGGCGCTCAGCCACACCTCGGTGATGCGCTGCGGCCGGTCCGCGACCCGCAGCAGCGCCGCCGTGACGCTGGGGAGGTCGGCCACGAACGCGACCGGCTCGGCCACGCCGGGCACGACCGGCACCTCGTCGACGACGCTCGCGTCGATCCTGGCGCCGACGACGTGCAGGGTGACCGGGTCACCGACCTGCAGGCCGAAGCGGTCCAGGGCGTCCCGCGAAGCCACGACGGGCACCGGGTCGCCGGTCGCGGCGGGCGGGGTCAGCCGCACGGTGGCGCCGGGCTGGAACGCCACGGCCGCGGCCGACAGCGGCGACGCCGTGCCGGGTTCCGCGGCGTCGACGCGGTAGCTGGCCTCGGCCTGCGGCTGCCACGCCCCGGCGCCGTCCAGCGGCACGTCGGTGGCCGTCCCGGACGCGTCGACCGCGCGCACCGCCGTCACGGCCGGCTCGCTCTCACCGGCCACGGCGAGGGTGAGGTCCGCGGCGACGACGGTGCCGAAGCCGGCCGGCACGGCCGCGACGCCGTCCTCGACGACGGCCTGGGCCAGCACGCCGCCGGCGTCGGCGACCAGCAGCGTCGCCGCACCGACGCCGGTCGCGTCGACCTCCAGCCGCTCGGTGCCCTCGGGCAGCTCCAGGCCGGCCAGCGGCGGTTCCGCGGGCGCGACCTCGGCGGCAACCCGATCGGCGGGGAACACGTCGTCGCGGCCCTCGACGACCGCGCCCAGGCCGGCGGCCGGCATCGCGAGCAGCGCCGTGCTCTCGTCGCCGATGCGGGCGCCGGTGGACAGCACCCCGACGGCCTCGGCGGCGCCGTCGACCTGCCCGTACGGCAGCGCCGACTCCGCCGGGCGGGCCGCCGTGAGCGGCCCCGCGCGGTCGAACGTCACCCGCACGTCGGCGCCGGAGCGGACGTCGGCGAGGTCCTCCTGCAGGCCGGTCCAGGTGGCGGAGTAGGACGCCGCGAGCACGCCCGCGCCCGCCGTCACCACCACGAGCACGACCACCGACGCGTACACCGGTAGCCGGCGGGTCACCTGCCAGGCCGGCAGCAGCAGCCCGAGCCGGCGGCGCCCGGCCAGCGCCCGCTCGGCCAGCGCCAGCGGGAACGGGACGGCCAGCAGGGCGAGCGCCGCGCAGGCCAGCAGCGCCAGCGCCGGACCCGGGGTGGCGAGCAGATCGGCGCCGCCAGTGCCCGACGCCTCGCCGTAGCGGCGCAGCTGCCAGATCGCGACCGCGGCGGCGATCAGCGCGACGGCGGCGAAGCTCCAGCCGATGGCGCCGGTGGCGCGGCGGCTGCTGAACGCGACGGTGTCCTCGACCCGGCGGCGGGCGGTCGCGGCGGCGCCTGCGACCAGCAGCGCGAGCGTCCCGGCGGCGACGCCCCCGGCGCACCACGCGGCCACCCCGGTGTCGACGGCCGGCCCGCCGGCGGCTCGCAGCGCGGCCACCGTCGCGGCGGCGCCGAGCGCGGCCGCGGGCACGACCACCGCGACCGACTCCAGCACCGACCACCACACCAGCTGCGCCGCGGAGAGCCCACGCGAGCGCAGCAGCGTCGTCTCGACCTCGCGGACCACGCCGAGCAGCCGGGCCACCTGCGCACCGGTGACGATCGCGACTGCCACCAGCACGACCAGCGGGACGGCGGACACGCTGGTGCCGCGGCTGACGTCGGCGTCCAGCGACCCGGCGGTCGCCGCGAGCTCGCCGCTCACGGCGACGCCGCGGACGTCGACGCGGTTGTCGCCCTCCAGCGCACCGGGCAGCCCCGGCAGCGCGCCGGCCAGCGCGGCCACCTGCCCGGGCGTGATCGCGTCGGCCTGCGGCGTGACGCGCCAGCGCACCCGCGGCGACGGCTCGACGGCGGTCAGCGCCTCCTCGGTGACCACGAAAGGCCCGTACGCGGAGCCGTCGACGCCGGTCACCTCGATCGGCTCGCCGAACCAGAACGGGTCGTCGGGGTCGGCCGGCAGCCAGGTGCCGGTCACCCGCACGAGGGTCTCGCCGACGGTGATCTGGTCGCCGACGGCCAGGCCGAGCGCCTCGGCGGCGGTCGCGTGCAGCGCTGCCTGGGTGACCCTGCCGCCGTCGACCGGCCACCCGCCGTCGACCAGCTCGGCGTGCTCCTCCAGGCCCTCGTAGACGGTGAGGACGCCGCGCGCGTCCTGGTCGCTGCTGGGCACGGCCAGGGCGTCCTCGCCGCCGGCCAGGCTGCGGTACGCCGCCAGCGGCGCCCCGCCGGACCGCTCCGCCACCACCTCACGGACGGCGGCGTCCTGGTCGGCGGGGTCGGGCGCCAGCCGGGTGACGACCTGCACGGCGGCCTCCGCCGGCGGCGCGGTGCGCAACGCCTCACGGACGCCGTCCTGGCTGGCCACGACCAGGTAGCCGACCAGTCCGGTGGTGACGGCCGCCACCACGAACGCCCAGGCGGCCACCGTCGCCACGACGGCGGCGTGGGCGCGGGCCCGCTTGATTCGCATCAGCCGTGCTCACCAGCCCGGCAATCGTTTCCCCCACGCATGATCGGCACAGACTACCGGGGACGACGCAGGGCATAACAGGCCACAGCAGTCGCTGAGGCCACATTGAGACTGTCGACGCCGGCCTGCATCGGGATGCGTACGCGCCGGTCAGCGGCCGCCATCCAGCGCGCCGACAATCCGTGCCCCTCGCCGCCGACGAGCAGCGCCGTCCGCTCGGCCGGGTCCACGTCGGCGAGGTCGACGGCGTCGTCGGCCGGGGTGAGCGCGAGCGTCTCGAACCCGGCGGCGGCCAGCGCGGCAGGCGCGTCGTACCACTCCTCGACCCGGGTGTACGGGACGGAGAACACGGTGCCCATCGACACCTTGACGGCGCGCCGGTACAGCGGGTCGGCGCAGCGCGGGCCGAGCAGGACGGCGTCCCAGCCCAGCGCCGCGGCGCAGCGGAAGATCGCGCCGACGTTGGTGTGGTCGACGAGGTCCTCCAGGACGACCACCCGCCGGGCCGTGGCCAGCACCTCGTCGATCGGCGGCAGCGGCCGGCGGTGCAGCGACGCCAGCGCGCCGCGGTGCACGTGGAAGCCGGTGACGCCCTCGATGACCGGCTCCGGCGCCACGTAGACGGGGACGTCGCCGGCCGCGGCGAGCACGTCGGACAGCGCGTCGACCCAGCGCGGCGCCATGAGGAACGAGCGCGGCCGGAAGCCCGCGGCGACCGCCCGGCGCACCACCTTCTCGCCCTCGGCGAGGAACAGCCCGTGCTCGGCCTCCAGCGACGTGCGCAACTGGACGTCGCGCAGTGAGACGTAGTCGGCCAGCCGCGGGTCGTCGACCCCGGCGACCTCGACCAGGCGCGGGCCCGTCATCGCAGCACCAGCACGACGACGGCGGTGACGCCGACGACCACGATCACGACGCGCAGCACCAGCGGCGACAGCCGCCGCCCGATCCGCGCGCCGACCAGACCGCCGGTCGCGGCGCCGAGCGCGATCAGCCCGGCCACCGCCCAGTCGACGTCGGCCACCACCATGAACACCAGCCCCGCGACCAGGTTCACCAGCCCGGCCTGCACGTTCTTGACCGCGTTGAGCCGCTGCAGCGAGTCCGACAGTCCCAGCCCCAGCACGGCGAGCAGCAGCACGCCCTGCGCGGCGCC
Protein-coding sequences here:
- a CDS encoding ABC transporter ATP-binding protein translates to MTELLAAERRDIVCEDLVRIYTAEGVEVQALQGLNLRVDAGEVVAVVGASGSGKSTLLNILSGLDTPTAGVAKVAGLDMLTMKGRERVRYQRHTVGFVWQQTSRNLLPYLTAAENVAVPAAIAGRRSRSARVELLLEAMGVAHCRDRRPAELSGGEQQRVAIAVALVNEPRVLLADEPTGELDEATSADVFEAIRHANTEFGVTVLVVTHDQAVAGHVGRTVQIRDGRTATEILRRTELDEHGQERHIAEEFAVLDRAGRLQLPDDFVGALRLEDRVRLALEPDHIGVWPDEKERRGEGVAGE
- a CDS encoding FtsX-like permease family protein, whose product is MSRGLGTGRLFRRQFLADRAAALVVVGVVFVLALVAAALPRLAEQVFTDDLRSEMAGTRPALRDVTSVVAAPPPMGEDGDLWAPLDQSIAAVRDGAPEAVRTATGPGRFVVTAPTWRAEVRASDSVTNLLPTADPYWAETVRVVEGEAPAPVTGPVTPGESLVVDVMLSRASAEEIGWTVGSVTQAFQPVSMLEMTYRLSGVYEPLDAGAPAWAHHRAAQTPEVYDDWDRGRAVTVAAYVDPQSWAALAPVLGSPMETRLWYPVDVSSARADFTVPLRDALSRFIAAAPPVDAGTNIYGLPFSPILTTGSVDVLDRVAERHDSSQAVVAIVAAGPLGVALAVLALAARLMVERRRSALALIGARGASPLQLRLLMVTEGLLLGLPAAALATALAGVFVDGVGGSAGLALPLVVGLAPAVLLPLAARPKGLRAVRRDLGLTRPSRARKLVEGLAVGAAAAAALALNARGLDAGGGGVDPLTAATPLLLALAVSVLVMRLYPRPMATLGRLLGGRRGTVAYLGAARAVRDPVAGFVPMLALVVGMSIAAFSIVVWSTTERGIEQTAWQEVGADARVTGTPLTEDELAAVADVPGVDAVVPVVTTGPTLFKVGAIDNRVPLYVVDVAALNALRAAGTALDPLPAGLTEPGPDGAIPLLVAGGVVDEGATGQLSLSERLDAVVAGTADSIPGLTTGSQWMLADRGVLEDAGVPIIPPRVTLVDLGSGGSASAVAAEVGDRAVITPASAVADLRGPVTDGTARAIVGAIALTGLLCAAAVVLTMVVGAPSRGRLLSQLRTLGLSSRQGEGLVVWEAAPVAAVSLVTGLVLGVALPWAVLSGVDLRSLTGGGEQPAVHLPLGLLGVVTLGFVLVVGVAVVVSVLTGRRLTPAGILRIGDET
- a CDS encoding RNA methyltransferase translates to MTGPRLVEVAGVDDPRLADYVSLRDVQLRTSLEAEHGLFLAEGEKVVRRAVAAGFRPRSFLMAPRWVDALSDVLAAAGDVPVYVAPEPVIEGVTGFHVHRGALASLHRRPLPPIDEVLATARRVVVLEDLVDHTNVGAIFRCAAALGWDAVLLGPRCADPLYRRAVKVSMGTVFSVPYTRVEEWYDAPAALAAAGFETLALTPADDAVDLADVDPAERTALLVGGEGHGLSARWMAAADRRVRIPMQAGVDSLNVASATAVACYALRRPR